The segment aagaagaaaaataatttaagtcACTTAAACGTGGCATGTTTGCTGATCTTAGCGTTTCAAAAAGtgttgatctgctgggattttcccacagaagcatctctagggtttacataAAATcgtctgaaacagaaaatatccagtgagtggcagttccCTGGAGGAAATGCATTTTTGAGTTCAGAGGAGAATGAAATAACTGCTTCACGCTGATAGGAAGGCCAGAGCAAGTCAAACAACCACTTATTACAATGCACAAGAgtatctctgaacacacagcacatccaacactgaagcagatgagctacagcagcagaagaccacactgggttcGACTTCTCTAAGCTAAGAACACAAAACTGAGGgtacaattcacacaggctcagcAACGCTGTAAAATAAAAACGCTGCCTGGTCTGTTGAatctcagtttctgctgtgacattaggatggtagggtcagaaatCTTGGATCCTTGATGGTGTGGGATATATTCATCACACCAACGGAGCATTTTTTAAACACcacatatgtaaaatatattacTACCACCAGGCTGAATGTCTGTAGCACAGCAGGGAACACAAATATGAGATCAGAGCCATAAAATATCACAACTTTTCTTTTACATTCAGTTTACTGTGTTTTCGCTGTCAGAGCGGTGTATTTTGCTGATTTAAAGCAGCTCTTTGTACCTTTAATGTCGGCCATGCTCCATCCAtccttctcctctccctcctgtgtCTCGTCATCAGGACACTTGGGCTCTGGCTGCCGTCCAGCAGGGGCGGCTGCAGCATCGGGCTGGGtcactgcttcctcctcggtCCTCTGGCTCTCCGCCTGGCAGTCACCTTTGGTCACTGCATCTGTCGATTCTGCGGTCttcttggttttcattttgaggTGAACTTTGTTCTCACCAGAGTCTTGCAGACGCTGTTTCAGGCTcttcaaactgaatttaaaagcaaAGATGCCAGTAGGTTACCATGAAAAGAGGTTTGTTGTCACAAAATGTTAATGTGAAATAAGAAATTCCATTTCAAATTTCTAATCTAGAGTTGCTTCTATCTAAatcacattctttctctttttgcaTCTTTGGGAACTGTTTACTATAGACGACCTTGAGGAGTGTATAGTATATTTGACTCTGCCACTAAACCTGAAATAGAAAGATACTCACGACTCAATACGTCCAGCTTTACTCCTatgaagaggagagaaaaaagcacaaggtcagacaaacatgaagacactttaaagaaaatgcaaaaacacagtgtaaaataaatttcctctttttctcactTCTGATTGTGGGACACACTTACCAAGAAGATAAATAGTCCTTGGTGACATTGCTCTCCATCACCTGTGTTAATCCACCAGGTTCGGCCATCTCAATGCATATCTGAGAAAACAGAAAGGATGTTTGAGCAACACAGTGGTACTCAACGGGTGTGCTACAGGCACGATTTGTATTGTACAGGGCAACAAAGAATTTGTGAAAGTAACAGGATAGAGGTCCTGGCGAGTTTGTTTaggcaaagaaaaataaatcttgGGGTTTTAAACTTGCAAATGGAAAATAGGTGCAAACATATTTCTCTACTTTTGCAAAGTTTTTGATTGAACAATAAAACCACTGAGCAAGAAACACTAAAAGAATAACTTAGTGCTGCCTCAAACTGCAGGGATCTCC is part of the Oreochromis niloticus isolate F11D_XX unplaced genomic scaffold, O_niloticus_UMD_NMBU tig00007020_pilon, whole genome shotgun sequence genome and harbors:
- the LOC109198748 gene encoding matrin-3-like produces the protein MAEPGGLTQVMESNVTKDYLSSWSKAGRIESLKSLKQRLQDSGENKVHLKMKTKKTAESTDAVTKGDCQAESQRTEEEAVTQPDAAAAPAGRQPEPKCPDDETQEGEEKDGWSMADIKVVGKRRRELVGPEAKRSRAQSPCVVADFRLPQFNPNSPIGQEFVVPKSGFFCNICSVFCLNEKTAKELHCCSQKHYDNLQKYYEERRQRATKTLSHTSPGSVSD